One region of Arcobacter sp. CECT 8983 genomic DNA includes:
- the rpoB gene encoding DNA-directed RNA polymerase subunit beta — MLNSLKSGNRLRVDFAKNPQQIEIPNLLQLQQNSYENFLMIGKDDRAEAGVEKVFKSVFPIHDSQNRITLEYIGSEVGKPKYDVRESMVRGLTYSIPLKINIRLTLWDLDEKTGEKIGVKDMKEQSLFIREIPLMTDRTSFIVNGVERVVVNQLHRSPGVIFKEEESNTAGNKLIYTGQIIPDRGSWLYFEYDAKDVLYVRINKRRKVPVTILFRALGYSKEDIVKLFYPVLNIKIKNNKFLTEFNPDDFTGRVEFDIKDDKGNLVIAAGKRLTARKAKALVDGGLKLVEYPVDLLMDRSTANTIFDPESGEVLFDALTTLDELKLKKLLDLGFDNFDIANDLATGVDDSIINAFKADAESLKLLKQTEQIDDENDLSAIRIYKVMRPGEPVTKEAAKEFVRKLFFDPERYDLTKVGRMKMNHKLGVDVPEYVTVLTYEDIIKTVQYLVKVKAGHGHIDDRDHLGNRRIRAIGELLANELHSGLIKMQKAIRDKMTTLSGTLEDIMPHDLVNSKMITSTITEFFTSGQLSQFMDQTNPLSEVTHKRRLSALGEGGLVKERAGFEVRDVHPTHYGRICPVETPEGQNIGLINTLSTFAKVNELGFIEAPYKKVVDGVVTDEIIYVTATQEEGMIIAPGSTKIDDNGKISENLIEARQDGEILLVERAKVNLIDISSQMVMGVAASLIPFLEHDDANRALMGSNMMRQAVPLLRPNAPVVGTGLEKTVARDSWEAIKARRAGVIEKADSKNIYISGEDENGAFIDHYEVNKNVRTNNNTSFGQRTAIKEGDFIEKGQVIADGPSMDNGELAVGVNAMVAFMPWNGYNYEDAIVLSQRLIKEDAFTSVHIYEKDVECRELKHGNEEITRDLPGVKEESITHLDNSGIVKVGTYVKAGMILVGKVTPKGEIKPTPEERLLRAIFGEKAGHVINKSLYCPTSMEGVVVDVKVFTKKGYEKDERAVAEIEAEKSELDIKHHDKLLMLDREEILKINDLLSKSPLEKELELDGKTYKKGDNIPVDVLASVNRFAMKKVVASYSKEIEAKYNSIKDHFIKEKSTLREDHEEKLQVLEHDDILPSGVIKQVKVYVATKRKIKVGDKMAGRHGNKGIVSNIVPQVDMPYLEDGTTVDVILNPLGVPSRMNIGQIMEVHLGLVGKKIGNQIQEIFEAKRDEFVKELREKMTEIASVAKLMNGKEFMDSLSDEELIKYGQDWAKGVRFATQVFDGVQVDEFEKLFELAKIDTDGKSTLYDGKTGDKMKERVNVGYMYMLKLHHLVDEKVHARSTGPYSLVTQQPVGGKALFGGQRFGEMEVWALEAYGATSVLKEMLTTKSDDVEGRTRAYRAIANGENVPRSGVPETFFVLTKELKALGLDVDIFDEVEDNE; from the coding sequence TTTATGGGATTTAGACGAAAAGACTGGTGAAAAAATCGGTGTTAAAGATATGAAAGAACAATCTTTATTCATCAGAGAAATTCCACTAATGACTGACAGAACTTCTTTCATCGTAAATGGAGTTGAAAGAGTTGTTGTTAATCAATTACATAGATCTCCAGGTGTTATCTTCAAAGAAGAAGAATCAAACACTGCTGGAAATAAATTAATTTATACAGGTCAAATTATCCCTGATAGAGGTTCATGGTTATACTTTGAATATGATGCAAAAGATGTATTATATGTAAGAATTAATAAAAGAAGAAAAGTTCCTGTAACAATTCTATTTAGAGCACTTGGTTACTCAAAAGAAGATATTGTTAAATTATTCTACCCAGTATTAAATATCAAAATTAAAAACAATAAATTCTTAACAGAATTTAATCCTGATGACTTCACAGGAAGAGTTGAGTTTGATATTAAAGATGACAAAGGTAACTTAGTTATTGCTGCTGGTAAAAGACTTACAGCTAGAAAAGCAAAAGCTTTAGTTGATGGTGGTCTTAAATTAGTAGAATATCCAGTTGATTTATTAATGGATAGATCTACAGCTAATACAATCTTTGATCCAGAATCAGGAGAAGTATTATTTGACGCTTTAACTACATTAGATGAGTTAAAACTTAAAAAGTTACTTGACCTTGGTTTTGATAATTTTGATATTGCAAATGATTTAGCAACTGGTGTTGATGATTCTATTATCAATGCATTTAAAGCTGATGCAGAGTCTTTAAAACTATTAAAACAAACTGAACAAATTGATGATGAAAATGATTTATCAGCAATTAGAATTTATAAAGTTATGAGACCAGGTGAGCCTGTAACTAAAGAAGCTGCAAAAGAGTTTGTTAGAAAACTATTCTTTGACCCAGAAAGATATGACTTAACTAAAGTTGGTAGAATGAAAATGAACCACAAGTTAGGTGTAGATGTTCCTGAGTACGTAACTGTATTAACTTATGAAGATATTATTAAAACAGTACAATACCTTGTAAAAGTAAAAGCTGGTCACGGTCACATTGATGATAGAGATCACTTAGGTAACAGAAGAATTAGAGCTATTGGTGAATTATTAGCAAATGAGTTACACTCTGGGCTAATTAAAATGCAAAAAGCTATTAGAGATAAAATGACTACATTATCTGGTACATTAGAAGATATTATGCCACATGATTTAGTTAACTCTAAAATGATTACTTCAACAATTACTGAGTTCTTTACATCTGGTCAGTTATCACAATTTATGGATCAAACTAACCCATTATCTGAAGTTACTCACAAAAGAAGACTTTCTGCACTTGGTGAAGGTGGTTTAGTAAAAGAGAGAGCTGGATTTGAAGTAAGGGACGTTCACCCAACTCACTATGGTAGAATCTGTCCAGTTGAAACTCCAGAGGGACAAAATATTGGTCTTATCAATACTTTATCTACATTTGCAAAAGTAAATGAATTAGGATTTATTGAAGCTCCATATAAAAAAGTTGTTGATGGTGTTGTAACAGATGAGATTATCTATGTAACTGCTACTCAAGAAGAGGGAATGATTATTGCTCCAGGTTCAACAAAAATTGATGATAATGGAAAGATTTCAGAAAACTTAATTGAAGCTAGACAAGATGGTGAAATTTTATTAGTTGAAAGAGCAAAAGTTAACTTAATTGATATCTCTTCACAAATGGTTATGGGTGTTGCTGCATCTTTAATTCCATTCTTAGAGCATGATGATGCCAACAGAGCCCTAATGGGATCAAATATGATGAGACAAGCTGTTCCATTATTAAGACCTAATGCTCCTGTTGTAGGAACTGGTTTAGAAAAAACAGTAGCAAGAGACTCTTGGGAAGCTATTAAAGCTAGAAGAGCTGGTGTTATTGAAAAAGCAGATTCTAAAAATATTTACATCTCAGGTGAAGATGAAAATGGTGCATTTATTGACCATTATGAAGTTAATAAAAACGTTAGAACAAATAATAATACATCTTTTGGACAAAGAACTGCTATTAAAGAGGGTGATTTCATTGAAAAAGGTCAAGTTATTGCTGATGGTCCATCTATGGATAATGGTGAACTTGCGGTTGGTGTTAATGCTATGGTTGCATTCATGCCTTGGAATGGATATAACTATGAAGATGCGATTGTTCTTTCTCAAAGATTAATTAAAGAAGATGCATTTACTTCTGTTCATATTTATGAAAAAGATGTAGAGTGTAGAGAACTTAAACATGGTAATGAAGAGATTACAAGAGATTTACCAGGGGTAAAAGAAGAGTCTATTACTCATCTTGATAACTCAGGTATCGTTAAAGTTGGTACTTATGTTAAAGCAGGAATGATTTTAGTTGGTAAAGTTACTCCAAAAGGTGAAATTAAACCAACTCCTGAAGAAAGACTATTAAGAGCTATCTTTGGTGAAAAAGCAGGACACGTAATTAATAAATCATTATATTGTCCAACTTCAATGGAAGGTGTAGTTGTTGACGTTAAAGTATTCACTAAAAAAGGATACGAAAAAGACGAAAGAGCAGTTGCAGAAATTGAAGCTGAAAAAAGTGAATTAGATATTAAACACCATGATAAATTATTAATGCTTGATAGAGAAGAGATTCTTAAAATTAATGATTTATTATCTAAATCACCATTAGAAAAAGAGTTAGAATTAGACGGTAAAACATACAAAAAAGGTGATAATATCCCTGTTGATGTATTAGCAAGTGTAAATAGATTTGCTATGAAAAAAGTTGTTGCTTCTTATTCTAAAGAGATTGAAGCAAAATATAATAGTATTAAAGATCACTTCATTAAAGAAAAATCTACTTTAAGAGAAGATCATGAAGAGAAACTTCAAGTATTAGAACATGATGATATTTTACCAAGTGGTGTAATTAAACAAGTTAAAGTTTATGTAGCTACAAAAAGAAAAATTAAAGTTGGGGATAAAATGGCAGGAAGACACGGTAACAAAGGTATCGTTTCTAACATCGTTCCTCAAGTTGATATGCCATACTTAGAAGATGGAACTACAGTTGACGTTATTCTTAACCCACTAGGGGTACCTTCAAGGATGAATATTGGTCAGATTATGGAAGTTCACTTAGGTTTAGTTGGTAAAAAAATTGGTAATCAAATTCAAGAAATTTTTGAAGCAAAAAGAGATGAGTTTGTAAAAGAACTAAGAGAAAAAATGACTGAAATTGCTTCAGTTGCTAAGCTTATGAATGGTAAAGAGTTTATGGATTCTTTATCTGATGAAGAGCTTATTAAATATGGTCAAGACTGGGCAAAAGGTGTAAGATTTGCTACTCAAGTATTCGATGGTGTTCAAGTTGATGAATTTGAAAAACTATTTGAATTAGCAAAAATTGATACTGATGGTAAGTCTACATTATATGATGGTAAGACTGGTGATAAAATGAAAGAGAGAGTAAACGTAGGTTACATGTATATGCTAAAACTTCACCACTTAGTTGATGAAAAAGTTCACGCAAGATCTACTGGACCTTACTCACTTGTTACACAACAACCAGTTGGTGGTAAAGCACTATTTGGTGGACAAAGATTCGGGGAAATGGAAGTTTGGGCTCTTGAAGCATATGGAGCTACAAGTGTTCTTAAAGAAATGTTAACGACTAAGTCGGATGACGTTGAAGGTAGAACAAGAGCTTATAGAGCTATTGCAAACGGTGAAAATGTTCCAAGATCAGGTGTTCCTGAAACATTCTTCGTATTAACTAAAGAGCTTAAAGCTTTAGGTTTAGATGTTGATATTTTTGACGAGGTGGAAGATAATGAGTAA